One stretch of Mastomys coucha isolate ucsf_1 unplaced genomic scaffold, UCSF_Mcou_1 pScaffold12, whole genome shotgun sequence DNA includes these proteins:
- the LOC116083846 gene encoding olfactory receptor 1361-like → MGGTNQSSVTEFFLLGLSRQPQQQQQLLFLLFLIMYLATVLGNLLIILAISTDSRLHTPMYFFLSNLSFVDVCFSSTTVPKVLAIHILRNQAISFSGCLTQLYFLCVFVDMDNFLLAVMAYDRFVAICHPLHYTTKMTHQLCALLVVGSWVVASLNALLHTLLMARLSFCGDNVIPHFFCEVTPLLKLSCSDTHLNQLMILTVAGLIMLAPFVCILVSYILITCAVLRVSSTGGRWKAFSTCGSHLAVVCLFYGTIISLYFNPSSSHSAGRDMAAAMMYTVVTPMLNPFIYSLRNRDMKGALRKVLTMKFPSKQ, encoded by the coding sequence ATGGGAGGCACCAACCAGTCGAGTGTCACTGAGTTCTTCCTCCTGGGACTCTCCAggcagccccagcagcagcagcagctcctcttcctgctcttcctcatCATGTACCTGGCCACTGTGCTGGGAAACCTGCTCATCATCCTGGCCATCAGCACAGACTCCCGCCTgcacacccccatgtacttcttcctcagcaACCTGTCCTTTGTGGATGTCTGCTTCTCCTCCACCACTGTCCCCAAGGTATTGGCTATTCACATACTCAGAAATCAAGCCATTTCGTTCTCTGGGTGCCTCACACAGctgtattttctctgtgtgtttgtggacATGGACAATTTCCTGCTGGCTGTGATGGCCTATGACCGATTTGTGGCCATATGCCACCCTTTACACTACACAACAAAGATGACCCATCAGCTCTGTGCCCTTCTTGTTGTTGGGTCCTGGGTGGTAGCCAGCTTGAATGCTCTGTTGCACACCCTTCTCATGGCTCGACTTTCCTTCTGTGGGGACAATGTGATCCCCCACTTCTTCTGTGAAGTGACTCCCCTGCTGAAACTCTCCTGCTCAGACACACATCTCAACCAGCTCATGATTCTTACGGTTGCAGGGCTGATAATGTTAGCCCCATTTGTTTGCATCCTTGTGTCTTACATCCTTATTACTTGTGCTGTCCTGAGAGTCTCATCCACAGGAGGAAGATGGAAAGCCTTCTCCACTTGTGGCTCCCACCTGGCTGTGGTCTGCCTCTTCTATGGCACCATCATATCCCTGTATTTCAATCCCTCATCTTCTCACTCAGCTGGGAGGGACATGGCAGCTGCCATGATGTACACGGTGGTGACCCCCATGCTGAACCCtttcatctacagcctgaggaacaggGACATGAAAGGGGCTTTAAGGAAAGTGCTTACCATGAAATTTCCATCTAAGCAGTAA